The Ignavibacteria bacterium genome includes a region encoding these proteins:
- a CDS encoding DNA-processing protein DprA, producing the protein MVRSEENAYWISLAHIPKWGSAKINNLIIKIYHENKITIDEFFHLSEDEWKNIYGLSDNDITDLLKAKPGLPNNAFLAEDLLNQGFNLIPIISPDYSSILKSNLKSTYSPPLLYVKGDKQMFQEKSVAIVGSRNAADISLKFTDCIAQMVTNEYKVVVSGFAKGVDKQALDSALKYNGRSIIVLPQGIMTFGSGFKTYYKQIVEGNVLVLSTFYPKAPWRPELAMARNPIIYGLANEIYVAESSEKGGTWSGVIDGLRKKRIIYVRKPLATEQIANNILIQKGAIPVEFTDNKIGIVHIEKALEQREGSKAVVIPGEEPVEEKIREILKDSRLPAEEILEKLNNDWSIKKLFKVLHSLNFIEITKKKGKSYFNIRADSDTEQLELTL; encoded by the coding sequence ATGGTCAGATCAGAAGAGAATGCTTACTGGATATCTCTTGCGCATATACCCAAATGGGGAAGTGCCAAAATAAATAATCTGATTATAAAAATTTATCATGAAAATAAAATAACTATCGATGAATTCTTCCACTTGTCTGAAGATGAATGGAAAAATATATATGGTCTAAGTGATAATGATATTACGGATCTTCTTAAGGCAAAGCCGGGTCTGCCAAATAATGCTTTCCTGGCTGAAGACCTTCTGAACCAGGGATTTAATTTAATTCCCATCATATCACCTGACTATTCATCCATACTCAAAAGTAATCTGAAATCTACTTATTCTCCGCCACTGCTTTATGTAAAAGGAGATAAGCAGATGTTTCAGGAAAAGTCAGTTGCTATTGTCGGCTCCAGAAATGCCGCGGATATATCGCTGAAATTTACTGACTGCATTGCACAAATGGTGACAAACGAATATAAGGTAGTGGTAAGCGGATTTGCAAAAGGCGTTGATAAACAGGCTCTGGATTCCGCATTGAAATATAACGGAAGAAGTATTATAGTATTACCGCAGGGCATAATGACTTTCGGTTCCGGTTTTAAAACATATTATAAACAGATTGTTGAGGGTAATGTGCTTGTTTTAAGTACATTCTACCCTAAAGCTCCCTGGAGGCCTGAACTTGCAATGGCGCGTAATCCGATCATATATGGACTTGCAAATGAGATATATGTGGCTGAGTCATCAGAAAAGGGCGGCACATGGTCGGGAGTAATTGACGGCCTGAGGAAAAAAAGAATAATTTATGTCAGGAAACCTTTAGCCACAGAACAAATTGCAAACAATATTCTTATTCAGAAAGGTGCCATCCCTGTTGAATTTACAGATAATAAGATTGGAATAGTCCATATTGAAAAAGCACTGGAACAGCGTGAAGGAAGTAAAGCTGTAGTTATTCCCGGGGAGGAACCGGTTGAAGAAAAGATCCGGGAAATATTAAAAGATTCCAGGCTTCCGGCAGAGGAAATACTGGAAAAGCTTAATAATGATTGGTCTATAAAAAAATTATTCAAAGTTTTGCATTCTTTGAATTTCATTGAGATAACAAAGAAGAAGGGTAAAAGTTATTTTAATATAAGAGCTGATTCAGATACGGAACAGCTTGAACTGACTCTTTAA
- a CDS encoding DUF4404 family protein, translated as MIQDTIAKLEEKIRTNSSLSEENRAELLYLLSQLNPQITELSRTHSEHAENIAGSIERSAYEAMQEERNPGTLKSEIDTLSDSVKDFEVSHPKLVETVNYIANVLANMGI; from the coding sequence ATGATACAGGATACAATTGCTAAACTTGAAGAGAAGATAAGAACTAACAGCTCACTGAGCGAAGAAAACAGGGCTGAACTGCTTTACCTGCTCTCACAGCTGAATCCGCAGATTACGGAACTCTCCAGGACTCATTCTGAACACGCGGAGAATATTGCAGGCTCCATTGAACGCTCGGCCTACGAGGCGATGCAGGAGGAGAGAAATCCGGGCACTCTGAAATCGGAAATTGATACGCTCTCGGATTCGGTAAAGGATTTTGAAGTCTCACACCCGAAACTGGTTGAAACGGTTAATTATATCGCTAATGTTCTGGCAAATATGGGAATTTAA
- a CDS encoding zinc ribbon domain-containing protein, protein MSKRKLIRKLAIPAAIVAGVSIVFLLATIPIYNAQFDKHKEEFNRYINSFMEQNTRYLKGIASRIKSAKPDPVLINELQSEYMVEHQKADEPKKYLWMSSMTDDFLFGVPTADFQKTNDAFDKYRDRIKADEFYRDRNDFLTKLVDKTDRVDFSQFERAERPERWEEENSWRFFKGDGNESLLQPPTTSFSTPVYDDGGKLIGKLFMKVDDRVNEKKYYNEWRFERSDLSDALRIIPTILLVISGIFLWFLLPTWVYVDAKERDVKTPGIWAFLSLISLFFGLTVYLITRPDTLKSSTCPECKGELNGTRAYCPHCGFDLSNNFCQQCQYPVQPEWQYCPECRAELKNKTKHRHEIISEEMA, encoded by the coding sequence ATGAGCAAAAGAAAGCTGATTCGTAAACTTGCAATACCTGCTGCAATTGTTGCAGGCGTCTCAATTGTTTTTCTGCTGGCAACAATTCCCATATATAATGCACAGTTTGACAAGCACAAAGAGGAATTCAATAGATATATCAATTCCTTTATGGAGCAGAATACAAGGTATTTGAAAGGAATTGCTTCCAGAATTAAATCGGCAAAGCCCGATCCGGTTCTCATTAACGAACTTCAGTCGGAATATATGGTGGAACATCAGAAAGCCGATGAGCCCAAGAAATACTTGTGGATGTCTTCAATGACGGATGATTTCCTGTTCGGCGTTCCAACGGCGGATTTTCAAAAAACAAACGATGCATTCGATAAATACCGCGACAGGATAAAAGCCGACGAATTCTACCGCGACAGGAATGACTTTCTAACTAAACTGGTGGATAAGACAGACAGAGTTGACTTCTCTCAGTTCGAAAGAGCCGAACGCCCGGAAAGGTGGGAAGAGGAAAACAGCTGGCGCTTCTTCAAGGGCGACGGCAATGAATCGCTTCTGCAGCCGCCTACAACCAGCTTTTCAACCCCGGTTTATGATGACGGTGGAAAGCTTATAGGCAAACTTTTCATGAAGGTCGACGACAGGGTAAATGAGAAAAAATATTATAACGAGTGGAGATTTGAAAGAAGTGATCTTAGCGATGCCTTAAGAATTATTCCTACAATATTACTCGTCATTTCCGGAATATTCCTTTGGTTCCTTCTTCCCACCTGGGTCTATGTGGATGCAAAGGAACGCGACGTAAAGACGCCGGGAATCTGGGCATTCCTTTCTTTAATTTCATTGTTCTTCGGACTTACGGTTTATCTAATAACAAGACCCGATACACTAAAGTCATCCACATGTCCTGAATGCAAAGGCGAGCTGAACGGAACGAGGGCATACTGCCCGCATTGCGGCTTTGACCTTTCAAACAATTTCTGCCAGCAATGCCAGTACCCGGTACAGCCCGAATGGCAGTACTGCCCCGAATGCCGCGCAGAGCTGAAAAATAAAACAAAGCACCGGCATGAAATAATCAGTGAAGAGATGGCCTAG
- a CDS encoding zf-HC2 domain-containing protein: MYCENKNHLLDLYFHEGSEEDHAEVAEHIKTCPGCREYLESLDGTMNLLSELKEEEPRGDLFGSILREVSVPVIKPTKKKTRVELLPVLKIAFGEIFLFALVYFIKIQITLLPFWNIIEKNWIIRSLGDTGVSVALVLIAGSFITLAMAPILLMESNRKNSFN; the protein is encoded by the coding sequence ATGTATTGCGAAAATAAGAATCATTTACTGGATCTTTACTTCCATGAAGGAAGTGAAGAGGACCACGCAGAAGTGGCGGAGCATATTAAAACCTGCCCAGGATGCAGGGAATACCTGGAAAGCCTGGATGGAACAATGAATCTGCTTTCAGAATTGAAAGAAGAAGAACCGCGCGGGGACCTGTTCGGCAGCATTCTCCGGGAAGTTTCCGTACCGGTTATAAAACCAACAAAAAAGAAAACCAGAGTGGAGCTGCTGCCTGTTCTTAAGATTGCATTCGGTGAAATATTTTTATTCGCACTTGTCTACTTTATTAAAATCCAGATAACACTCCTTCCCTTCTGGAATATTATAGAAAAGAATTGGATAATCCGGTCCTTAGGAGACACAGGTGTGTCCGTTGCGCTGGTTCTTATTGCAGGATCATTTATAACTCTTGCAATGGCTCCCATACTGCTGATGGAGTCGAACAGAAAAAACAGTTTTAATTAA
- a CDS encoding sigma-70 family RNA polymerase sigma factor — protein sequence MDNTDKNIIKYSDEDLMALVTDRNTNALKVLYDRYGKSVYNFILRYTNNREIAEDLLQETFTKAWFSSHSFDPEKGAFKSWLFTIGINITRSEMVKKRYSYPHIDLEDVILEDEPSGKKEEEPAVCFLEYTELKDTIASALEQLNPFLKEVIILKHYQKMKFSEIAEVTNTPEGTLKARFHNALGQLRKILQKTEY from the coding sequence ATGGATAACACCGATAAAAATATAATAAAGTATTCCGACGAGGACTTGATGGCTCTGGTGACCGATAGGAATACCAATGCCCTGAAAGTCCTATACGACAGGTACGGTAAAAGTGTGTATAACTTTATACTGCGCTATACTAATAACCGGGAGATCGCAGAAGACCTTCTTCAGGAGACTTTTACAAAGGCCTGGTTCTCATCCCATAGCTTTGATCCTGAAAAAGGAGCTTTTAAGTCGTGGCTGTTTACTATCGGAATAAACATCACCCGCAGCGAGATGGTAAAGAAGCGTTATAGTTATCCGCATATTGACCTTGAGGATGTGATACTGGAAGATGAACCCTCCGGTAAAAAGGAAGAGGAACCCGCTGTCTGCTTTCTGGAATACACAGAGCTAAAAGATACAATAGCCAGTGCGCTTGAACAGTTAAATCCTTTTCTGAAAGAAGTGATCATTCTGAAGCATTATCAGAAGATGAAGTTTTCTGAAATTGCCGAAGTAACAAACACACCGGAAGGGACCTTAAAAGCCCGCTTCCATAATGCCCTGGGTCAGTTAAGAAAGATTTTGCAAAAGACGGAGTACTGA
- a CDS encoding outer membrane beta-barrel protein, translating into MIVDSLTGRPVEAASFLVFRYKDSTLVKGTISNKEGKFEAARLPLDAFYAKVSSMGYKSRKRNKIILSGEFQVLSLDTIRLSGRDIYTPEVEIIAEKERLAYKEDKIILNVGKDLGNNAKEVLENSPLIDVDFNGTVSLMGSASTVIFIDGNPAAMSGYEKLRDFRLLDVSEIERIELLTNPPIEYNVKPPTRVINIITKKIEYSRYNASIDANLNTRYRFNGDIGAAYGYKNMFVRSGYENVLSKVKYGYELQKNINVNDEASFLQQVSNSESHSDENEFNFSAGKTDEKSMVTIQMSYSTPNSDNSTVLQNNFLENNKYTENHSSRHNQNKQRFFSVSTSYVNNIGKEYGTLRATFGFMNNTMNTLTDFNQASSLFDGTDNTPVLQKNSSDNKNSSFSWDADYRYPLNKVQIVADYKGSVKNLLMKNNYSTFSYIEQSYNDDLSQKIEQKYLNIDHRFTTGLEMVLWKMRLRGFLGLMTNTVENSDIIKGTGNKNNNVSMGGMVMAGIPLPGFQQLNARLSYDISNPSNRQLNPNIDKTDSTNITMGNPGLKPSGTSVINLDYSLPIGSTYLSATLSYTNVNNPIEQISVQKDGKTSVTTYFNNGNMNSYSASVNIGGDLFKRLSVWLGSSATEDVYKGVYAGNKNFSWGGSIHNKLNINNLNFQLDFNYSSSSISAQEKSGKNYSVDAYVRFYTLDKYLSFVLMADDIFNSRNRSSAKYGNGFYAVKNKVEDTRIITFGISYYLQSKSKEDIPRMNTEVYGDDF; encoded by the coding sequence GTGATTGTTGACAGCCTTACGGGCAGGCCTGTTGAAGCCGCGAGTTTTCTGGTCTTCAGATACAAAGACTCAACTTTGGTTAAGGGAACAATATCAAATAAGGAAGGGAAATTTGAAGCTGCCAGGCTGCCCCTGGATGCTTTTTATGCCAAGGTATCATCCATGGGCTACAAGTCACGCAAGCGAAATAAAATTATCCTGAGCGGTGAATTCCAGGTATTGTCTCTTGATACAATCAGGCTATCTGGAAGGGATATTTATACGCCGGAGGTGGAAATAATAGCAGAAAAGGAAAGGCTTGCATACAAAGAGGACAAGATTATTCTTAACGTTGGAAAAGACCTGGGCAACAATGCAAAAGAGGTGCTGGAAAACTCTCCTTTGATCGATGTTGACTTTAATGGTACTGTCAGCTTAATGGGGAGTGCCTCAACCGTCATTTTTATAGATGGTAATCCGGCTGCAATGTCGGGCTATGAAAAGCTCCGCGACTTCAGGCTTTTGGATGTAAGTGAAATAGAAAGAATTGAGCTCCTTACAAATCCGCCGATTGAGTATAATGTAAAGCCGCCTACACGCGTCATAAATATAATAACTAAGAAGATTGAGTATTCAAGGTACAATGCCAGCATAGATGCCAATCTCAATACACGGTACCGTTTTAACGGAGATATAGGGGCGGCATACGGTTATAAAAATATGTTTGTCCGAAGCGGCTATGAGAATGTATTATCAAAAGTAAAATATGGGTATGAGCTGCAGAAGAATATAAATGTAAATGATGAAGCTAGTTTCCTTCAGCAGGTCTCAAACAGTGAAAGCCACTCAGATGAGAATGAATTTAACTTCTCAGCAGGAAAGACCGACGAAAAAAGCATGGTCACAATCCAGATGAGTTACAGCACTCCTAATTCCGATAATTCTACAGTGCTTCAGAATAATTTTCTGGAAAATAACAAGTATACAGAAAACCATAGCAGCAGGCATAATCAAAATAAGCAAAGATTCTTCAGTGTTTCAACAAGTTATGTGAACAATATAGGTAAGGAATACGGCACTTTAAGAGCAACATTCGGCTTTATGAATAACACAATGAATACGCTGACTGACTTTAACCAAGCCAGTTCACTTTTTGATGGAACTGATAATACTCCCGTTCTCCAGAAAAACTCTTCGGATAACAAGAACAGTTCTTTTAGCTGGGATGCAGATTACAGGTATCCCCTGAATAAAGTGCAAATAGTAGCCGACTACAAAGGATCCGTGAAAAATCTCCTGATGAAAAATAATTATAGCACGTTCAGCTACATTGAACAAAGTTATAATGATGACTTGTCGCAAAAGATTGAACAGAAATATTTGAATATTGACCACAGGTTTACCACTGGCCTTGAAATGGTTCTTTGGAAAATGAGACTGCGCGGCTTTTTGGGGCTTATGACAAATACTGTGGAGAATAGTGATATTATTAAGGGAACAGGCAATAAAAATAATAATGTGAGCATGGGGGGGATGGTTATGGCAGGAATTCCCCTTCCAGGCTTTCAGCAGCTTAATGCAAGATTATCTTATGATATAAGTAATCCCTCCAACAGGCAGCTTAATCCAAATATAGATAAGACTGATTCTACAAATATCACCATGGGAAACCCAGGACTGAAACCCTCCGGGACAAGTGTTATTAATCTGGACTATTCACTTCCGATAGGGAGCACTTATTTAAGTGCAACACTAAGTTATACAAATGTAAATAATCCCATTGAGCAGATCTCAGTCCAAAAAGATGGTAAAACATCCGTTACAACTTATTTTAACAATGGAAATATGAATTCCTATAGTGCCTCGGTAAACATAGGGGGAGACCTTTTCAAAAGGCTGAGCGTATGGTTGGGATCGTCTGCGACCGAAGATGTTTATAAAGGTGTTTACGCGGGGAATAAGAATTTCAGCTGGGGAGGAAGCATTCATAACAAGCTGAATATAAACAACTTAAATTTCCAGCTCGATTTTAATTACTCCTCATCAAGTATATCGGCACAGGAGAAATCCGGGAAGAATTATTCAGTGGATGCCTATGTGAGATTCTACACGCTGGATAAATATTTATCTTTCGTGCTTATGGCCGATGATATATTTAACAGCCGGAACCGCAGCAGCGCAAAATACGGGAATGGATTTTATGCTGTGAAAAACAAGGTGGAAGATACACGCATTATAACCTTCGGCATTTCATATTACCTGCAAAGCAAGTCGAAGGAAGATATTCCCCGGATGAATACCGAAGTCTACGGTGATGATTTTTAA
- a CDS encoding GHKL domain-containing protein, which translates to MFFSAGCRQNNKIIPQAQKGIINLSSWDFDNDGLAELNGQWEFYWNKILTPGEFQTSDNSRLHYFELPSQWNGIKNTELKNLPPLGKATYRLIVKLPKNNSRRVRTLCLKFQDIHSSYKVWLNGRLYLEKGTFSEIPEKCIPASGREAVSFEDSSASLEIVINAVNFFDTNEAGIDEKILLGTEQGVILESQLKNFFYLVSFGILLIMGLYHFLLFIIRRKEREYLYFSVICLLLAVQTICEGDKYVFYILPGLSVSFYLKAWLASISVVAVLLRFFRIIFPDELNKTAVNFFTAAFIFEVLFLFIFPIEYFMPFIYPTFYFSIIVVGYLFYGLFLALLRKRKHSVLVFAGMLLPLLAGINDLLYGLAIIYTGYFGSVGFILLIFSQSYFLSLRYNESYMEVESLSKELEAANRSLDSKVEERTLELKAVNAELSKTIAIKNKFFSIIAHDMKNLFQSMFGYSDLIIMKSEEDEQQEINEGALVIKDTTTKAYNLMENLLEWSLSETGNKRLKKELLNLKSVVNENVELMDAYGRAKHVCLSARVDESLQISADKRMLNTVLRNLISNAIKYSFSDSTVTVRAEKQDTNIIIFVSDEGMGIESEKLDKIFMSETVQSTPGTNKEKGTGLGLLLVKEFVQKHNGTISASSEIGKGTTFEITLPVS; encoded by the coding sequence ATGTTTTTCTCTGCCGGATGCAGGCAGAACAATAAAATAATCCCTCAGGCACAAAAAGGAATAATCAATTTAAGCTCCTGGGATTTTGATAATGACGGCCTGGCTGAACTGAATGGGCAGTGGGAATTCTACTGGAATAAAATATTAACGCCCGGCGAATTCCAGACTTCAGACAATTCCAGACTTCATTATTTTGAACTTCCTTCGCAGTGGAACGGAATCAAAAATACCGAACTGAAAAACCTGCCCCCTTTGGGCAAGGCCACATACAGATTAATAGTTAAACTCCCTAAAAATAATTCCAGGCGCGTAAGAACACTGTGCCTGAAATTTCAGGATATACACTCCTCATACAAAGTTTGGCTCAACGGCAGGCTCTATCTTGAAAAAGGGACTTTTTCTGAAATACCTGAGAAATGCATCCCTGCTTCGGGGCGCGAAGCGGTAAGTTTCGAGGATAGTTCGGCTTCCCTGGAAATAGTAATAAACGCAGTTAACTTCTTTGACACAAATGAGGCGGGAATTGACGAAAAAATTCTTCTGGGCACAGAACAGGGCGTTATACTGGAGTCGCAGCTGAAGAACTTTTTCTACCTGGTGAGCTTCGGCATTCTCCTTATTATGGGCCTCTACCATTTCCTGCTTTTTATTATCAGACGGAAAGAAAGAGAGTATCTCTACTTTTCTGTTATTTGCCTTCTGCTTGCCGTGCAGACAATCTGTGAAGGTGATAAATATGTTTTCTACATACTGCCCGGACTTTCGGTTTCGTTCTATCTCAAAGCATGGCTTGCATCAATCTCTGTTGTTGCTGTTTTGCTTAGGTTCTTCCGTATAATATTTCCTGACGAGCTTAATAAAACTGCAGTCAACTTTTTTACTGCCGCATTCATTTTTGAAGTGCTGTTTCTTTTTATCTTCCCCATAGAATATTTTATGCCCTTTATATACCCCACGTTTTATTTCTCGATAATAGTTGTAGGGTATCTGTTCTACGGGCTTTTCTTGGCCCTTCTTAGAAAAAGAAAACATTCTGTCTTGGTCTTTGCCGGAATGCTTCTGCCTCTGCTTGCCGGAATAAACGACCTTTTGTATGGGCTGGCTATTATCTATACAGGTTACTTCGGCTCTGTGGGATTCATATTGTTAATATTTTCACAATCTTACTTCCTGTCTTTAAGGTATAATGAATCGTACATGGAAGTGGAAAGCTTATCGAAAGAACTTGAAGCCGCAAACCGCAGCCTAGACAGTAAAGTGGAGGAAAGAACACTTGAGCTGAAAGCCGTTAACGCCGAGCTTTCAAAAACAATTGCAATAAAGAATAAGTTTTTCTCCATAATTGCCCACGACATGAAAAACCTCTTTCAGTCGATGTTTGGCTATTCAGATCTCATTATCATGAAGTCCGAAGAGGATGAGCAGCAGGAAATAAACGAAGGCGCTTTGGTAATCAAGGACACAACCACAAAAGCATATAACCTTATGGAGAACCTGCTTGAATGGTCGCTTTCGGAAACCGGGAATAAACGGCTTAAGAAAGAATTGTTAAACCTTAAGTCTGTAGTAAATGAAAATGTGGAGCTGATGGATGCCTACGGCAGGGCAAAACATGTTTGCCTCAGTGCCCGCGTAGATGAAAGCCTTCAGATTTCCGCCGATAAAAGAATGCTGAATACAGTTTTAAGGAACCTCATTTCAAATGCAATTAAATATTCTTTCAGTGATTCTACTGTTACAGTTCGGGCGGAGAAGCAAGACACAAACATAATAATTTTTGTCTCGGATGAAGGAATGGGAATTGAGAGTGAGAAACTGGATAAGATTTTTATGTCAGAAACTGTCCAAAGCACTCCTGGGACAAACAAAGAAAAAGGGACAGGATTAGGGCTTCTTCTGGTTAAGGAATTTGTGCAGAAGCATAACGGTACAATTTCAGCTTCAAGCGAAATAGGCAAAGGAACCACATTTGAAATCACTCTGCCGGTTTCATAG
- the lepB gene encoding signal peptidase I yields MNAKDSLKRFAGIKTEDELKRGKVKPASKRREFVKNILFALIGALIIKTFLLESSRVPTGSMEGTVMIGDFLLVNKVIYGSSTPRNIPFTDIPLPFYTLPAYHEPQRNEVVVFDYPGNSDELNSPVIWSYVKRLVGLPGDTIQIKDKVLFVNGREFRRPPDIQYVDPETRRAGIYEGDIFPKGAKWNRDNYGPIVIPKKGDVIKLNSQNIEQWRTIIDREFGKRVVDASSGGITINGKPASSYTLQKDYYFMMGDNRDNSADSRYWGFVPRDKIIGRAEVIYWSWDPSIPFYNLFELIGSVRPGRIARLIK; encoded by the coding sequence TTGAATGCTAAAGACAGCCTGAAGCGGTTTGCCGGAATCAAAACCGAAGATGAATTAAAAAGAGGTAAAGTAAAGCCGGCAAGCAAAAGGCGGGAGTTCGTTAAGAACATTTTGTTTGCTCTAATAGGGGCTCTTATCATCAAAACTTTTTTACTGGAATCCTCAAGGGTTCCTACAGGCTCAATGGAAGGCACAGTCATGATCGGCGACTTCCTGCTTGTCAACAAGGTAATCTATGGGTCCTCAACTCCAAGGAATATCCCCTTTACAGATATCCCGCTTCCTTTCTACACATTGCCTGCATATCATGAACCGCAGAGGAACGAGGTTGTTGTTTTTGATTATCCGGGCAATTCTGATGAATTAAATTCACCTGTTATATGGAGCTATGTAAAAAGGCTGGTGGGTCTTCCCGGTGATACAATTCAGATAAAGGATAAAGTGTTGTTTGTAAACGGCAGGGAGTTTCGGCGGCCTCCGGATATTCAATATGTTGATCCTGAAACAAGGCGTGCAGGAATATATGAAGGCGATATATTTCCAAAAGGTGCAAAATGGAACAGGGATAATTACGGCCCCATTGTAATCCCCAAGAAAGGAGATGTGATAAAATTAAATTCCCAGAACATTGAGCAGTGGAGAACTATAATTGACCGTGAGTTTGGAAAGCGGGTTGTGGATGCTTCCAGCGGCGGGATAACAATAAATGGGAAGCCCGCCAGTTCATATACCCTGCAGAAAGATTATTATTTTATGATGGGCGACAACAGGGATAACAGTGCCGACAGCAGGTACTGGGGATTTGTGCCGAGAGATAAAATAATAGGAAGAGCTGAAGTTATATACTGGTCGTGGGATCCTTCCATTCCTTTCTATAATCTGTTCGAATTAATAGGGTCGGTAAGGCCCGGCAGGATTGCAAGGCTCATTAAATGA